The Vibrio fortis DNA segment CTAAATTGAGTGACATTGATTGATGGCATATACACTTCTTTGACGTTCTGATTGCTTAAATGCTTCCTCACTGAACCTAATATGCATTAAGTTACTTAGTGTTATATAGCAATAATAGCTTGTTTTGTTGTTATTTTTAGCGAGACGGCAATAAAAAAGGCGCTAATTATTAGCGCCTTTAGAAGAGTTGCTCAATAAGGATTAGCTTGTTTGTTCGCTCGCTTCTTCCTCTTTGCTTGGTTGGTCAGCAAAGACTTGAGTTGGCTTAGCGACTAAGCTGCGGTTTTCTTGGTTAACCTCAGAGAGAACGACTTCTAATACGTCTCCCAGTCTGTATACCATTTCTTTATCGATAGATACAGTACCCATATCACCATTGCACTCAATTCTTTCTTTATTATCAAGAATGAGAGAGCCTGGAATGAATGCCGCTGCGCCGTTCTCTAGTAGGCGTACACGCATACCTGCACGGTTGATGTCGAAGATCTCGGCTTGGAAACGCGTTTCTTCCGCTGGTGCATTGGCAAGTGTACGAGCATATAGCCAATCGCCAACATTGCGCTCTGCCATACCGTGGTGACGGCGATGCAATGCCAGCTCTTCACCGACAGTTTCGTCTGGTGTTTGAATTGGTGCTTTGCCCAGAATATGTGCTTTCAGCATACGGTGGTTAATCATGTCGCCGTATTTACGGATTGGAGATGTCCAAGTCGCGTAGATATCTAGGCCCATCGCATAATGCGGTGCAGGCTCATTGCTGATCTCGCTGTATGCTTGGAACTTACGAATACGATTGTCGTAGTAGTTGCTCTCAAGTGAACCTAACCAACGACGCAGAGCTGCAAAGCCTTCAAGTGATGCGATTTGCTCTTCTGTATAAGGTGTTTCTGCTTGCGGGTTTACCAGTTCAAGCACGTCTGCCAGTTTGTCTGCTTTGAAGCCAGCATGACAGTTAAATACACCTTGGTTGAAGCTCTCTTTTAGCACACGACCAGCACAGATATTCGCGCTAATCATTGCTTCTTCAACTAGTTTGTTCGCACTACGGCGCATGTCAGCGTGAATCGCTACGACGTCGTTATCTTCACTCAGTTCAAAGCGGTAGTCAGGGCGGTCTGGGAATACGACAGCATTTGCTGAGCGCCAAGCAGAGCGAGCCTTAGCAAACTCATGAAGGTCAGTTACAATTGCTGCGATCTCTTCGCTTGGTTGCCACTTCTCTGATGCCCCAGTTTCTAACCAGTCAGACACGTTGTCGTATGCCAGGCGAGCGTGAGACTTGATGTTAGCTGCGAAGAATTTAATGTCATCGCCAATAACACCGTCTTTCGATACAGTCACAGTACAGCAAAGCGCTGGGCGCTCTTCGTTTTCGATCAGCGAGCATAGGTTGTCTGCAAGGTCACGTGGCAGCATTGGAATGTTACGGCCTGGTAGATAGATCGTGAAGCCGCGATCGCGTGCGACCTTATCCATTTCGTCGTCAGGTGAGATGTAAGCTGTTGGATCCGCAATCGCAATCGTCAGTTCAAAATCGCCATTCTCATTTTTCTTCGCGTACAGCGCATCATCCATATCTTTGGTGCTTTCACCATCGATGGTAACGAATGGTACGTGCGTCATGTCGATACGCTCTAAGTCAGCGTCATCGTTGATCTGCCAGTTGTCGATGCCTTCAGGCTCACTGTTCGGTAGATCGTTTTGAGCAAGCGTTACCCACCAAGGTGCGATTTTGTCATCAGCATCGGTGATCTTCTCAGAGATCTGTGCGAGGAAGCCGGTATCGCCTTTTAATGGGTGTTGGATGATGTGAGCAACAACCCAATCGCCTTCTTTTAGCGTTTCTGGGTTTAGACCCTTCTTCGCTTTGGCTTTTAGTTGTAGCTTTTTGAGCTGTGGGTGATCGGGTACAACGTTAAGGCGGCCTTTGAAAAGCTTAACGCGAGCGATAAATCGAGTAAGACCTTGTTCTACTAGCTCTTCTGGCTCTGCGACTTCACGTTCTTTTTCAGTACGGATGATCGCGACCACTTTGTCACCGTGAATACACTTCTTCATGTACGGTGGCGGGATGAAGTAGCTAGTTTTGCTATCTACTTCTAGAAAACCAAAGCCTTTTTCTGTTGCTTTGATTGTACCTTCCTTTTTAGGAAGTGTTTCTTGGATTTGCTGTTTTAGCTGAGCGAGTAGAGGGTTATCTTGAAACATCTTACTTTTATCTTACGAGAACAATTGAGCACACTATAATCATTGCGAGGCCTGATTACTACTTAAAGCACATGACAGTGCAAATTAAATGGTGACACAGAATATGGGTGACTTTGCACGATAAGTCCCCATTTGAGTGGGTTAACGTCAAATTTTGATGACAAGATAGCCAAAAAATCAGTAAATCAGAAAAATATGTGATGTATTTCAATTTTTTCTGGCTTTTTTTATGCATTTAAGGAATAATCCGCCTCCCTTAGACGTCCCTAATGGCTTGATGCGTTTTATTACTGCTTCGCAACTGAACGGAATCAGTATCTGATAGGATCAGTATTGGAATTGGTAGAGCTCCCGGGACCTTTTGTTTACTTAATATAGTGGGATCCCAATGTCCGAATCTGTAATTCAATTTAATGAATTAGCACTTAACGAAAACATCCTTTCAGCTCTTGATAGCATGGGTTTCGTATCTCCAACTCCAATCCAAGCGGCAGCAATTCCTCTTCTTCTTGAAGGTAAAGACGCACTAGGTAAAGCACAGACAGGTACTGGTAAAACAGCAGCTTTCTCTCTGCCTCTACTGAACAAAATCAACCTAAACCAACACAAACCACAAGCAATCATCATGGCTCCTACTCGTGAGCTAGCGATCCAAGTTGCTGCAGAAATCAAAAACCTTGGTCGTGATATCAAAGGCCTTAAGGTTATTGAAATCTACGGTGGTGCTTCAATCGTTGACCAAATGCGCGCTCTAAGCCGAGGTGCTCACATTGTTGTTGGTACACCGGGTCGTGTTAAAGACTTACTAACTCGTGACCGTCTACACCTAGATGAAGCACACACATTTGTTCTTGATGAAGCAGATGAAATGCTAAAAATGGGCTTCGTAGATGACGTTACTTGGATCCTTGAGCAAGCTCCAGAATCTGCACAACGTGTACTATTCTCTGCAACTATGCCTCCAATGGTTAAGACTATCGTTGATCGTTACCTACGTAACCCTGCGAAAGTTGATGTTGCTGGTACTAACCACACAGTTGACAAAGTAGCGCAGAACTTCTGGGTTGTTAAAGGTGTAGAGAAAGACGAAGCAATGTCTCGTCTTCTTGAAACTGAAGAGACTGACGCGTCAATCGTATTCGTACGTACTCGTCAAGACACTGAGCGTCTAGCTGACTGGCTATCTGCACGTGGCTTCAAAGCTGCTGCTCTGCACGGTGATATTCCTCAGTCTCTACGTGAGCGTACTGTTGATCACATCAAAGAAGGTGTTATCGATATCCTAGTAGCAACTGACGTTGTTGCACGTGGTCTTGACGTTCCACGTATTACTCACGTATTCAACTACGACATCCCATTCGATGTTGAGTCTTACATCCACCGTATCGGTCGTACTGGCCGTGCTGGACGTAAAGGTAAAGCGATCCTTCTAGTTCGCACTAACCAAATTCGTATGCTTCGCACTATCGAGCGTGTAACTAAGTCATCAATGGAAGAAATCCAACTTCCTCTACGTGACAAAGTAGCAGAAGCTCGTCTAGCTAAACTTGGTGCTGAGCTTGAAGCTGAGAAAGAGCACAAGTCTCTAGAAAACTTCGCTGAGCTAGTTGCTAAGCTACAAGAAAACCTAGAGATCGACCCAACGACTCTTGCTGCAATGCTTCTTAAGCGCCAACAAGGCAAGCGTCCACTGTTCTACATTGGCGAAGACCCAATGATCGCTGCTATCGAGCGCGATAAGAACCGTCGTAAAGAACGTCGTGAAAACCGCGATCGTGACGGTGGCCGTGGTGGTCGTGACTTCAGCAACCAAGACTGGGATACATACCAGCTTCAAGTTGGTCGCGAGCAAGGCGTTCAAGTTAAAGACATCGTTGGCGCTCTAGCAAACGAACTAGGCCTAACTAAAGGTTCTATCGGTGCTATCAAGCTTGACCAAGGTTCAACTTACGTTCAACTGCCAAAAGCAATGAACTCTGAAACTGCGGGTAAACTAAGCAAGCTACGCATTCGTCAAAAAGAAGCTGGCGCTGTTGTTGTTGATTTCAACGACTTCCGTGAGCCTCGTCGTGGCGGTGGTCGTGATGGCAACCGTGGCGGTCGTGATGGCGGTCGCGGTGGTTACCGTGGCAACCGTGATGGTAACCGCGAAGGCGGTCGTGGTGGCTACCGTGGTAACCGTGACGGCAACCGCGATGGTAACCGTGAAGGCGGCCGTGATGGCGAGCGTCGTTTCGACCGTAACCGTGGTGGCGACCACCGTGGTAACTACCGTGGCGAACGTGGTCATGGTAACGGTAATGGCGGCCGTGGTCGTCGCAATGACCGTGGCGAAGGTTAATCTTAACGATTACCAAGTCTAATTAAGAAGAAGCCGAGCATCTAGCTCGGCTTTTTTGTGCGTGTTACTTTGTTTAATTCGAAGCGAGTATTAATGCTTCACTATTTGCTCTGTTCGTTAAAAGACAGAAAAATAATCTCGCTAGAAGGCGAGGGGAAGCTTATCACTCGAATGGAACTGCTGTGTCCAATTGATAATACTTGGTAGCGGCTTTGGAGCACTGTACAGATAGCCTTGAATCAGATCGCAGTTCATCGCCATTAACGTATCTAGCGTCTCTCTGTTTTCGACACCCTCAACAATCACATCAAATTTTAACCCATGTGCCAGCGCAATGGACGTTTCGACGATGGTTCTATTTTTTTCATTGTGAACGATGTCTTGGATAAAGCTGCGGTCGATCTTGATTTGATCTATCGGTAATTCACTCAAGCGAGCCAGTGAAGAGTAGCCTGTGCCGAAATCATCCAAACTAATGCGATAGCCTAACTGTTTAATACGTTCTAAGCGGGATTGGCTATTTGGGATGTCACGAATGGCGGCCGTTTCTGTAATCTCAATGACTATGCTTTTCGTGATATTTGGATTCGCAGCAGACGCCTGCGCGAGTAACTTAAAGACCTTGCCGCCGATTATGTCTTTTGCTGATAAGTTAATGTGGATAGGCACAGATATGTTTTGAGCCTGAAAGCGTTCAAGATCCCCAAATACCTGTTTAATTACCCACAACGTAATGTCAGTGATCTTATTGCTCTGTTCTGCGATAGGAATAAATTGAGCAGGAGAGATAAACTCGCCCGAATCTGACTGCCAGCGAATCAGAGCCTCAAACTCGATGACTTGCTCAGTTCGAGGACAAACAATCGGTTGGTAGTAGAGCTTGAACTGGTTGTCGTCCAATGCATGCTGTATCTGACTAGCAATAGAGAGGTTTTGTCTCGCCCCTTCTATCATGGTTGGTTGATAAGAGATAAGGCTTAAGCCTTGGCTCTTTGCTTGATACATACTGATGTCGGCAAAGTTCAGCAACTGCGCCATATCTTTCGCATCGCTTGGATAGTGACTCGAGCCAAATACCACGCTCGTTGATACCTCGAACTGCCCGACGATGAACAGCTCTTTTAAGGCGAGTTCAATGTAACTGACAAGCTGGTTTAGTTCGAACTGAGAGTTACGATTGGTGATGACTACAAATTCATCCCCTCCCAAGCGAGTGAGTAGTTCATCAGACTTGGTCAGCTTTTGAATTCGCTGGCCTAGTTGAATAAGCAGTTGATCACCGCAGTGATGCCCAAGTGCATCATTCACTTGTTTGAAGTTCACCACATCAAACATCAAAACCGTAAAAGGTGAGTGTTGCTCAATGCGGCTAGACATTTCTTGTAGGCAATAGCACCTGTTGGGTAAGCCAGTAAGAAGGTCATGACGGGCGTTGTAGTGCTCCTCAATGGCTTTCTGATTGAGTTCGGTAATAGAAGCTAAGCTAAAGCGTACGACGGTAACCACAAAGACACTGCCAAAGAACAGGATCAGAGAAACACCCACCACCAGTGAGTCGATGTTGTCCAATACTAAAAGTGCATCTAAAAAAAGACTATAGCCGATAACAAAACCGACGATCAGCCCTGATAAAAGCTTCCACCCTCTTTTCTCTGTGATGTGGCAAATCTTATGCGCAAAAACCAGTCCAATGCCTAGAATGATGATACCTAGGGTGACTAATACAGCAGCAAAAATAGACAAGAGTTACGTTCCTTGTATCGTTATTTTAATTATACAGTTTGTTGTCCTGTAATTTAATTGTAGACCATATGTAGCATTGAGTACATATATTGTACATCTATGTGGTGGATTAATGGTCGATTCAGATTAAAGATGTCAATAAGAGACAAAATATTTTTGAGCGCAAAGTCTATAATTTATAGATATATACATCTGGTTGAATTCAACTATTTTTTAATTTTCAAGCGTAAAAGAAATGAATTGATGACTAGGATCAACTAATTTGTGTTAATTTAGTTAAATATTCAAAACAAAAGTTGAAAGATTCAAAAATTATTGAATAATGGGCTTAAATAAAATTGAAGTAAAAGCTTCATCAAATTCGTACTGAAACAGGATCCATATCCAATGTCTAATTCGTTTGTTCTGGTTATTAACTCAGGTAGTTCTTCTCTTAAATTCGCTGTTATCGATTCAGTAACAGGTGATGCAGTTGTTAGTGGCTTAGGCGAGTGTTTTGGCCTTCCAGAAGCGGTAATTAGTTGGAAACATAATGGTGAGAAAGTTGAAGAAGCGATTACGGCTCCTGACAACCACCACCAACATGCAATTACTCGTATCGTTGCACTAATGGAAACACTTGGTTTCTCAAGCGATCTTGTTGCTGTTGGTCACCGCATCGTTCACGGTGGCGAGAAATTTACTTCTACGGTTCGTATTAACGATGAAGTACTGGCTGAAATCGAAAGCCTGTCTGACCTAGCGCCACTGCACAACCCAGCAGGTGCAAAAGGCATTGAAGCTTCTATGCAAGCTTTTCCTCACCTTCCTCAGTTTGCCGTATTTGACACAGCGTTCCACCAAACAATGCCGCAAAAAGCATTTACTGGTGCGATTTCTGGTGAGCTTTACAAAGAATACGGTATCCGTCGTTACGGCTTCCACGGTACAAGCCACTACTTTGTTAGCCGTGAAGCTGCAAAAATGCTGAACAAACCCGTTGAAGAAGCGAGCTTCATCTCTGTTCACCTAGGTAACGGTGCGTCAGTTTGTGCGATTGAAAACGGTAAATCAGTAGATACATCTATGGGCTTTACGCCGCTAGCGGGTCTAATGATGGGTACTCGTTCTGGTGACCTAGACCCAGGTGTTATCGAGTTCCTAATCAAGAAAGGTTGGACGACTGAAAAAGTATTCGACACGCTAAACAAGAAGTCTGGTTTCCTTGGCGTATCTGGCCTAACTTCTGATGCACGCGGCATCCTAGAAGCGATGGAGAACGGTCACGAAGGCGCTAAGCTAGCGTTTGAAGTCTTCACTTACCGTGTTGCAAAATACATCGGTTCTTACATGATCCCTCTAAGCAGCCTAGATGCAGTAATCTTCACTGGTGGTATCGGTGAAAACTCTCTACCAATCCGTCGCGAGATTCTAGCGAACCTGAAACTTCTAGGTTTTGTTGAAGACGAGAAGGGTAACGAAGATGCACGCTTTGGCGCAGCAGGCGTTATCGCGAAGTCTGAGCTTCTAGACGCAGTAGCAATGGTTATCCCAACCAATGAAGAATTCGTGATTGCTAAGCAGTCAGTAGAGCTTCTGTAATCTGCTAAATCGTCATTACATATTGAAAAGCGAGCCTAGTGCTCGCTTTTTTCGTTTTGGCATGTTGGGTAGGCTAAAGCTAAATACCTACACTGAAAGCAACGGTCATTAGGTGTTTGGTTGTCTGGAGGTTGCTTTCAGCTTGTTCCTAGCTTTCCAATATCTCGATTGCATGTTTCGGTTCTAATTGTAGCTGCACCGTAGATGAGAGGTAATGTGAGATAGGTAACTCATTATGGTTTTAAGTTGCTGATAATGTTGAATTAAATGTTAGTTTTTGGGAGGGGAGGATCGCTTCGTCGTCACTTAACTGAGTAACTATTGTAACCAACTGTAACGCTGCACTGAGAGTGCAACATGCTCTAAGCTTAGCTGTTAGTTTCACTGTAAATAGTGAAACTGAAATAGGGCTTAAAATGACAAAGTTGTTGAGTGTGTTAGCGTTATCATCTGTAACTTTTGCCGCAGTGGCGAGTGACAGTGATACAACACAAGATATGTCAGATCCGCTAGCTGTATACACCCAGGTAGGTATGGGGTACACAGACAGAGGTTTGAACCTTAAGTTGGGGCAAACATTCGATACAGGCAATGACAACACCATGGGCATGAATGTCTTCGAGTTGAAGGGATTCATGGGAGAGACGTTTAGTTGGGATGATGAAGCGAATAATAGTGTTGATTCATTTCGTTTTAGAAGATTTGGGGCGGATTTGACGAACGGTCGAGGGTCTCAAATTGATGCTAATTACGATCTTGCGACTGAAAGCGGGACTCTCTCTTACAGTGTTATTCAAACAATCCCCAAAATTGGCCCAATACAGCTCTACCCATTAGCTGGAGTAGGGGCGTCAATTGGTAACAATGTTGTCGGCGATGATGGGCACGTCATTAGTGGCTATTCGATTCCCGGTACATTTGCCGTTATTGGTACCTATGGCAAACTCGATATTACGGACAAAATTTGGCTAAATTATAATCCAATGTGGATGTCGACTTTATCTGGCTCAGATAACTTCAAGAATCAAGGAATGGCTGGAAAGTCAGATCTACTCGCTCATGAGTTTGCTGCTTCATATCAAATTAATCCGCGATTGAACGTGAGATATTTTGCCAACTGGACCGAGCATGATAATTTTATGGACGGTGAACACCGTCTAGAAGTGAATTATCAACTTTAGGTTTTTCTTTAGCCACATAGCACCTTATAACCATCAAGCACCTGAAATTATAGGGTCATCAGTATAAAGCTCTTGGTGTCTGGGGGGTTAAAGAACCATCCCAGCTAATGAGAGCTTTGTGCAAGGTTACGTGATCAGAAAATCTCTAATTGGAGGGAATGTTATGGATGCTGCGTATGACCCATATGCATCTTTCAATCTGTTGTTAAGTGAAGATTTATATCCGGCTCTTTATAAATCGTTCATGACGACACCGCATAGAAAAACCTATAAAGCAGGGGAGCAGATAGTCTTTCAACACGTAGAGCTTGATAAGATGGGCTTTATACTGATGGGTGAAGCGGAGATCGAAATTGTCTCTGATGATGGTGATTTACTTATCCCTGAAAAGTTTTCCTCTAATAGTCTGATCAATGCAGTGTCGTTCATAGATGGTTGTAGTTCTCCTGCTGCAGTCGTGGCGGTCAGTGAATGCACAGTGTTATTTATTCCATATTCGAAGCTACGAGCCGATGCTGATCTGTGTCGTGAAGCAACCTTGATTGCAGGTTTATGTGCCGCTTCTTTGTATCGAATAGCCGAAAAACTGCTGTCTACGGCTTTGCTGTTACCTTTGAGCGAAAGGGTTTTGCAAAGGCTAGAGCGCCTAAAAACGGAAGGTAATCAAGTCTCTATTACAGCGGAAAAATTAGCTTCCTATTTGGCCGTCAGCAAACATAGGGTGCATAGAGTACTCAATAGCCTTGAACAGGAAGGTTTAATCGTCAATACATATGGAAGTGTTCAACTAGTCGATAGGTAGACTCGTGAGTGCTTCGCTCATGCTTGTTTTATCTCCATGGAAGCTTACCAAACCTTTATCTATGGCTTCTGAAATGGACATTCTTTTCTCCACAACAGCACCTAAGCTGGCTTGAGTCATAAGAATTACCTTTGATAAGGATTCTGGTGGCGGAACATCGATGGATATACCTCTAGATTTTTCAGAATCTATCTGCGACCACAATGGGATGTCGACCAAGACAATGTAGGCGGACTCAAAAGCGGGATCTTTCAAACTGTTTGCGAACAAACTCAACCACCAGGAAGCTCTTTGGAAGGTTGGTCCTGGTGGTAAGGTTGTTGGCTCCTCAATATCGCCGTGTTTGGAATAGAAAATGCTCGCGAATTTCATTTTTTCTGCTCCAGGAATAGCTTCTTGTTCAAAGCCATCAACCCCAAAATGCAGTGGACAGGCTAAAGTGGTTAATGGAACAACAAGGCTTAGCAACACCGCAATACTTTTCTTAAACATCTCTTTCCATTCGAGCCGTCAATCTAGTTAGTGGGGCAATAATATTCTGACGCTATCCTTCCAAAGTTGCATTTCGCAATTTTAGGCGGCGACCCTGTTGATATTCTGGATTCAACCTAATGAAAACAGGAAAACAACATGTCTAAATTATCTAAATTAGCTGTCGTGATGTCAGCAGTACTATCCACTTCTGTAATGGCAAGCACTTCACTATCTGTCAGTGATAATAGTGTGGTAAGCCCTACTGGTGCTGTTGTGGCAGAAAGCCTAAATGCTAAAGATGGACAGTACACAGATGGTGCTTACGAAGTGGCACCAGGTGTTTGGTCACTAACCGGTATGGGAATGGACAATGTAAACGTTGTTGAAACTGAAAACGGTATTGTTGTTTTTGATGGTGGTTTAAGCAAAGCATACGCTGAGAAAGCCATGTCTATGCTACCAGAGAACATAGCAAAACAACCTGTAGTAGGCCTGATTTACACTCACTGGCATTACATTGTTGGTGCTGGTAACTGGAATATTTCTGAAGACACCATTGTTGTCGCGCACGAAAACCACAAGGCAGAGCTAGGTGCTGCGCTGTCTACTGATTCACCTATGTCGAACGTCCGACAAATCCGTGGTGGAATCCAACTTGGTTCGTTTCTACCTGCAGAAGGTCCAGATTCACCGTCTGTGACAGGCCTTGTGAATGTTAACTTTACACCTGAAGAGATGAAATCTTACACCCCACCAAATAAGTTAGTTGGTGACGAAGAAACCTCAATTGTTATTGATGGTATGGAGTTTATTACTCACCAAGCACACACTGACACACTTGATGGACTCAGCATCTACATACCAGAGAAAAAAGCGAGTGTAGATAATACTTTCTGGGCTCATGGTCTGTTCAACTACTCAACCCTACGTGGCGACCGTTGGCGTGATATTGGCCACATGGAAACCGCTATCGAATGGCTGCTGTCTAAAGATATTGAACACAGTCTTAAAGTGCATGGAAAACCAGTCACAGGTGAGGTGTTTAAAGAGCAACTCGAACATCAGTTAATTGCTACACGCGCATTAGTTTCAGAGACAGAAAAGGCCATTGGTGCTGGTATGTCGCCTGACGAACTTCAGTACTCAGTGACTATTCCAGAAGAAATCGCTGACTCTCCTTGGGTGGCAGAAAACTATGGTGAGTGGTCGTATCATGTACGTCGTTACTACAACCATGTTATGCATTGGTTCGGAAACGACTCTATTGATCTTCATCCACTACCGAGAAACCTTGAAGCTGAGAAATTGGTAGAAGCCATGGGCGGTACGGGTAAGGTCATTGAACTCGCTAAACAAGCGCAAACAGATAATGATCATCAATGGGCAGCACAGCTTGCGACTTATGCCATCCGATCTGGAGACGAAGCCGCAAAACAAGTTAAAGCTGACTCTCTAAGAGCAATGGCTCAGAAAGCAACGGCATCTAATACCCGTAACTGGATGCTTACACACGCTTTGGTGCTAGAAGGGAAAGTTGAACTGCCAATGGTTCTAACTGGCGAGTATTAATCAAGTCATGGCCTCATTCCAAACGTTATGAGGCCAGTTTGGGTGGGTTATGAAAAAGTTGTTTGCGATTTACTTACACTCAATGATGCGTCTGGCTGAGAAAAACTCATTAGCAAGACGATTACTTAGAAGTGGCAACTCGGTATTAGTTCGTTATCTGGTCAATCGATACAAGAAAGGTGGGTTGGCGACATGGCAGTCATTCTGGGTTCCCGCTTTTCGTGAGTATGGTGATCACCGTTCATCTTACTTGATTAACAAGATGAATATAGACATCTCAGATGCTCAATCGGTGGGGTCTTATCATGACTATGAAGATCCGATCTTTGGAGTAGAAGGTCATTGGGAAAAAGATTCGGAAGGAAATGCTATGAGAGTTGAGACGGCCTGTGCTGTCTGTGATGACTTGATGAAAATGACCAATGATGAGAAGTGTCGAAGTGATTTCTGTCGCCACATTGTTACTGCCATGGAGCAGGGGACAGGTAAAGCGATAAATGAAAAGTATGACGTTGAAATTATTACTCTCCTAACAGAAGGTGATGAGTCTTGTAAGTTTGTTCATACGATTAAGTAGAGTTGTGTTTTTATTTATTCTTAATGGAGGCCACTCATAAATTGAGTGGCCAAATTGTCATGAAGTATTCCGACACCCTGATCGAAAAATATGGTTTTAGCGATCAACTAGCAACCAAACTAAGGGCTATGGGAAGGATAAAAACGGTAAAAAAAGGGAGCTTTGTCGTTTTT contains these protein-coding regions:
- the rnb gene encoding exoribonuclease II, whose translation is MFQDNPLLAQLKQQIQETLPKKEGTIKATEKGFGFLEVDSKTSYFIPPPYMKKCIHGDKVVAIIRTEKEREVAEPEELVEQGLTRFIARVKLFKGRLNVVPDHPQLKKLQLKAKAKKGLNPETLKEGDWVVAHIIQHPLKGDTGFLAQISEKITDADDKIAPWWVTLAQNDLPNSEPEGIDNWQINDDADLERIDMTHVPFVTIDGESTKDMDDALYAKKNENGDFELTIAIADPTAYISPDDEMDKVARDRGFTIYLPGRNIPMLPRDLADNLCSLIENEERPALCCTVTVSKDGVIGDDIKFFAANIKSHARLAYDNVSDWLETGASEKWQPSEEIAAIVTDLHEFAKARSAWRSANAVVFPDRPDYRFELSEDNDVVAIHADMRRSANKLVEEAMISANICAGRVLKESFNQGVFNCHAGFKADKLADVLELVNPQAETPYTEEQIASLEGFAALRRWLGSLESNYYDNRIRKFQAYSEISNEPAPHYAMGLDIYATWTSPIRKYGDMINHRMLKAHILGKAPIQTPDETVGEELALHRRHHGMAERNVGDWLYARTLANAPAEETRFQAEIFDINRAGMRVRLLENGAAAFIPGSLILDNKERIECNGDMGTVSIDKEMVYRLGDVLEVVLSEVNQENRSLVAKPTQVFADQPSKEEEASEQTS
- a CDS encoding DEAD/DEAH box helicase; the protein is MSESVIQFNELALNENILSALDSMGFVSPTPIQAAAIPLLLEGKDALGKAQTGTGKTAAFSLPLLNKINLNQHKPQAIIMAPTRELAIQVAAEIKNLGRDIKGLKVIEIYGGASIVDQMRALSRGAHIVVGTPGRVKDLLTRDRLHLDEAHTFVLDEADEMLKMGFVDDVTWILEQAPESAQRVLFSATMPPMVKTIVDRYLRNPAKVDVAGTNHTVDKVAQNFWVVKGVEKDEAMSRLLETEETDASIVFVRTRQDTERLADWLSARGFKAAALHGDIPQSLRERTVDHIKEGVIDILVATDVVARGLDVPRITHVFNYDIPFDVESYIHRIGRTGRAGRKGKAILLVRTNQIRMLRTIERVTKSSMEEIQLPLRDKVAEARLAKLGAELEAEKEHKSLENFAELVAKLQENLEIDPTTLAAMLLKRQQGKRPLFYIGEDPMIAAIERDKNRRKERRENRDRDGGRGGRDFSNQDWDTYQLQVGREQGVQVKDIVGALANELGLTKGSIGAIKLDQGSTYVQLPKAMNSETAGKLSKLRIRQKEAGAVVVDFNDFREPRRGGGRDGNRGGRDGGRGGYRGNRDGNREGGRGGYRGNRDGNRDGNREGGRDGERRFDRNRGGDHRGNYRGERGHGNGNGGRGRRNDRGEG
- a CDS encoding putative bifunctional diguanylate cyclase/phosphodiesterase, whose protein sequence is MSIFAAVLVTLGIIILGIGLVFAHKICHITEKRGWKLLSGLIVGFVIGYSLFLDALLVLDNIDSLVVGVSLILFFGSVFVVTVVRFSLASITELNQKAIEEHYNARHDLLTGLPNRCYCLQEMSSRIEQHSPFTVLMFDVVNFKQVNDALGHHCGDQLLIQLGQRIQKLTKSDELLTRLGGDEFVVITNRNSQFELNQLVSYIELALKELFIVGQFEVSTSVVFGSSHYPSDAKDMAQLLNFADISMYQAKSQGLSLISYQPTMIEGARQNLSIASQIQHALDDNQFKLYYQPIVCPRTEQVIEFEALIRWQSDSGEFISPAQFIPIAEQSNKITDITLWVIKQVFGDLERFQAQNISVPIHINLSAKDIIGGKVFKLLAQASAANPNITKSIVIEITETAAIRDIPNSQSRLERIKQLGYRISLDDFGTGYSSLARLSELPIDQIKIDRSFIQDIVHNEKNRTIVETSIALAHGLKFDVIVEGVENRETLDTLMAMNCDLIQGYLYSAPKPLPSIINWTQQFHSSDKLPLAF
- a CDS encoding acetate/propionate family kinase translates to MSNSFVLVINSGSSSLKFAVIDSVTGDAVVSGLGECFGLPEAVISWKHNGEKVEEAITAPDNHHQHAITRIVALMETLGFSSDLVAVGHRIVHGGEKFTSTVRINDEVLAEIESLSDLAPLHNPAGAKGIEASMQAFPHLPQFAVFDTAFHQTMPQKAFTGAISGELYKEYGIRRYGFHGTSHYFVSREAAKMLNKPVEEASFISVHLGNGASVCAIENGKSVDTSMGFTPLAGLMMGTRSGDLDPGVIEFLIKKGWTTEKVFDTLNKKSGFLGVSGLTSDARGILEAMENGHEGAKLAFEVFTYRVAKYIGSYMIPLSSLDAVIFTGGIGENSLPIRREILANLKLLGFVEDEKGNEDARFGAAGVIAKSELLDAVAMVIPTNEEFVIAKQSVELL
- a CDS encoding Crp/Fnr family transcriptional regulator, producing MDAAYDPYASFNLLLSEDLYPALYKSFMTTPHRKTYKAGEQIVFQHVELDKMGFILMGEAEIEIVSDDGDLLIPEKFSSNSLINAVSFIDGCSSPAAVVAVSECTVLFIPYSKLRADADLCREATLIAGLCAASLYRIAEKLLSTALLLPLSERVLQRLERLKTEGNQVSITAEKLASYLAVSKHRVHRVLNSLEQEGLIVNTYGSVQLVDR
- a CDS encoding alkyl sulfatase dimerization domain-containing protein; amino-acid sequence: MSKLSKLAVVMSAVLSTSVMASTSLSVSDNSVVSPTGAVVAESLNAKDGQYTDGAYEVAPGVWSLTGMGMDNVNVVETENGIVVFDGGLSKAYAEKAMSMLPENIAKQPVVGLIYTHWHYIVGAGNWNISEDTIVVAHENHKAELGAALSTDSPMSNVRQIRGGIQLGSFLPAEGPDSPSVTGLVNVNFTPEEMKSYTPPNKLVGDEETSIVIDGMEFITHQAHTDTLDGLSIYIPEKKASVDNTFWAHGLFNYSTLRGDRWRDIGHMETAIEWLLSKDIEHSLKVHGKPVTGEVFKEQLEHQLIATRALVSETEKAIGAGMSPDELQYSVTIPEEIADSPWVAENYGEWSYHVRRYYNHVMHWFGNDSIDLHPLPRNLEAEKLVEAMGGTGKVIELAKQAQTDNDHQWAAQLATYAIRSGDEAAKQVKADSLRAMAQKATASNTRNWMLTHALVLEGKVELPMVLTGEY